A genomic segment from Oncorhynchus clarkii lewisi isolate Uvic-CL-2024 chromosome 14, UVic_Ocla_1.0, whole genome shotgun sequence encodes:
- the LOC139365997 gene encoding fibroblast growth factor 24, protein MSLLPSRFIYLCLHFLVLYFQLQESQQSSADFRIYIENHTRNPDDLSRKQIRIYQLYSRTTGKHVQILGKKVNANGDDGGKYALLIVETETFGSHIRIKGKESGHYICMNKNGKIVGKLNGRNQECVFVEEFLENNYTALVSAKYKGWYLGFNRKGRPKKGSRTTQTQQEVHFMKRHPKGKVDPLEEFRFTTVTKRTRRARRLKHNPKTN, encoded by the exons ATGTCTCTTCTGCCTTCGAGGTTCATATACCT gtGTTTACATTTTCTGGTCCTCTATTTCCAGCTCCAG GAATCACAACAGAGCTCAGCTGATTTTAGGATCTATATCGAGAACCACACGCGGAACCCGGACGACCTGAGCCGGAAGCAGATTCGCATCTACCAATTGTACAGCCGCACCACGGGCAAGCACGTCCAGATCCTGGGCAAGAAGGTCAACGCCAACGGAGACGATGGGGGCAAGTACG CTCTTCTTATTGTTGAGACGGAAACCTTTGGGAGCCATATTCGAATAAAAGGGAAGGAGAGTGGGCATTACATCTGTATGAACAAGAATGGCAAAATAGTTGGAAAG CTCAATGGAAGGAACCAGGAGTGCGTCTTCGTGGAAGAATTCTTGGAGAACAACTACACAGCTCTCGTGTCAGCCAAGTACAAAGGCTGGTACCTGGGCTTCAACAGGAAGGGGAGGCCCAAAAAAGGATCGCggaccacacaaacacaacagGAAGTGCATTTCATGAAACGCCACCCAAAGGGTAAGGTGGACCCACTGGAAGAGTTTCGTTTCACTACAGTAACTAAGCGGACACGAAGGGCACGCCGCCTAAAACACAACCCCAAAACAAACTGA